A window from Mycolicibacterium tokaiense encodes these proteins:
- a CDS encoding energy-coupling factor ABC transporter ATP-binding protein encodes MTPAVRVRELHYAYPDGHPALDGVDLTVAAGERVALLGPNGAGKTTLMLHLNGVLTAASGSVEISGVPLSRKTVRDIRRRVGLVFQDPDDQLFMPTVAQDIAFGPANFGLTGAELAQRVRTALRAVDLTELADRSPAHLSGGQRRRAALAAVLACEPEILVLDEPSANLDPVARRELAQTLQQSTTERTMLLVTHDLPYAAQLCERAVIIDHGRVVADGDIRSVLGDAALLAQHRLELPWGFEVPAR; translated from the coding sequence ATGACGCCCGCGGTGCGCGTGCGCGAGCTGCATTACGCCTATCCCGACGGCCATCCCGCCCTCGACGGCGTGGATCTCACGGTGGCCGCAGGCGAGCGGGTGGCGCTGCTGGGCCCCAACGGAGCGGGCAAGACCACGCTGATGCTGCATCTGAACGGCGTGCTCACCGCAGCGTCGGGGAGCGTGGAGATCTCCGGTGTTCCGTTGTCACGCAAGACGGTCCGCGACATTCGCCGCCGCGTGGGGCTGGTTTTCCAGGACCCCGACGATCAACTGTTCATGCCGACGGTCGCCCAGGACATCGCCTTCGGACCCGCCAACTTCGGGCTGACCGGTGCGGAGCTGGCGCAGCGCGTGCGCACCGCATTGCGGGCTGTTGACCTGACCGAGCTCGCCGACCGCAGCCCGGCACACCTGTCCGGCGGACAACGGCGCCGCGCCGCCCTGGCCGCGGTGCTGGCGTGCGAACCCGAGATCCTGGTGCTCGACGAGCCGTCGGCCAACCTCGACCCGGTGGCCCGCCGGGAGTTGGCGCAGACCCTGCAGCAGTCGACGACCGAGCGGACCATGCTGCTGGTGACCCACGATCTGCCGTACGCCGCGCAGCTGTGTGAGCGGGCCGTCATCATCGACCACGGCCGGGTGGTCGCCGATGGGGACATCCGGTCGGTGCTCGGGGATGCCGCGCTGCTGGCGCAACACCGCCTCGAATTACCCTGGGGATTCGAGGTTCCCGCGCGCTGA
- a CDS encoding HNH endonuclease signature motif containing protein — MGSSALEDKEAMLAALTQMETPQAQMNSLSIDAFTPLELLDLQQRRETLSWQQPVIDHKVYQRLTTECTPKQLGAKSFTKVLSTRLRISAAEASRRLKHAALLGPRVGLTGEPLAPLWPTVAHGQADGLISTEHITKITSFFHKLPQAIDAPTRDGAETELAKHACRLTVDGFVTAANHLAYLLNQDGIFSDADRVAQSYFHHGKQDADGLIPVKGKLTPEAWALMEPIIEQHAAPGMCNPTDENPCVTGTPSEEQTRADTRTQGQRNHDALMWICRQLLSTTPVGTINGLPANVIIVANLTDLEQGTGHGITAGGTRLPISDVLKLAAHSRPWLALFDGNGLPLHFGRSRRTASMAQRLMLLAKHRGCTMPGCTASAYRSQVHHANTDWQHGGQTDIDELTLACGPDNRMVDALGWSTRNRPTDGVTEWTPPPELDRGQPRTNNLHHPERIIDPDHDP, encoded by the coding sequence ATGGGCAGCTCCGCACTCGAGGACAAAGAGGCGATGCTGGCTGCCCTGACCCAGATGGAAACCCCTCAGGCCCAGATGAACTCGTTGTCAATCGACGCCTTCACCCCTCTGGAGTTGCTGGACTTGCAACAGCGTCGAGAAACCCTGTCCTGGCAACAACCCGTCATCGATCACAAGGTCTATCAACGCCTCACAACCGAGTGCACGCCGAAACAGCTGGGCGCAAAAAGCTTCACCAAGGTGCTGTCCACGCGGTTACGCATCAGTGCCGCCGAAGCGTCACGACGCCTCAAGCACGCCGCCCTGCTGGGCCCCCGCGTGGGATTGACCGGCGAACCCCTGGCCCCGCTATGGCCGACGGTGGCCCACGGCCAAGCCGACGGATTGATCAGCACCGAGCACATCACCAAGATCACCTCGTTCTTCCACAAGCTGCCCCAGGCCATCGATGCCCCGACCCGTGACGGCGCCGAAACCGAACTGGCCAAACACGCCTGCAGGCTGACCGTCGACGGATTCGTCACCGCCGCCAACCACCTGGCCTACCTGCTCAACCAGGACGGCATATTCTCCGATGCAGATCGCGTCGCCCAAAGCTATTTCCACCACGGCAAGCAAGACGCCGACGGCCTGATCCCGGTCAAAGGCAAGCTCACCCCAGAAGCCTGGGCGCTGATGGAACCCATCATCGAACAGCACGCCGCCCCCGGCATGTGCAACCCCACCGACGAGAACCCCTGCGTCACCGGAACCCCCAGCGAGGAGCAGACCCGCGCCGACACCCGCACCCAGGGGCAGCGCAACCACGATGCCCTGATGTGGATATGCCGCCAGCTCCTGAGCACCACGCCCGTCGGCACCATCAACGGCTTACCCGCCAACGTCATCATCGTCGCCAACCTCACCGACCTCGAACAAGGCACCGGACACGGCATCACCGCCGGCGGCACCCGCCTGCCGATCTCCGATGTCCTCAAACTCGCCGCCCACTCCCGCCCGTGGCTCGCCCTGTTCGACGGCAACGGCCTGCCCCTGCACTTCGGCCGCTCCCGACGCACCGCCTCGATGGCCCAGCGCCTCATGCTGCTCGCCAAACACCGCGGCTGCACCATGCCCGGCTGCACCGCCAGCGCCTACCGCTCCCAGGTCCACCACGCCAACACAGACTGGCAACACGGCGGACAGACCGACATCGACGAGCTCACCCTGGCCTGCGGGCCGGACAACAGGATGGTCGATGCCCTGGGATGGTCAACACGCAACCGCCCCACAGACGGGGTGACCGAATGGACCCCACCACCCGAGCTCGACCGCGGCCAACCCCGCACCAACAACCTGCACCACCCCGAACGGATCATCGACCCCGACCACGACCCGTGA
- a CDS encoding ArsR/SmtB family transcription factor gives MSAGDQDRLPDDQAGLIVEVFRMLADTTRIQILWALTTGERSVNDLAEHVGKPAPSVSQHLAKLRMARLVRTRREGTQVIYRLENEHVRQLVVDAVYNAEHAGPGVPGHHRHDSHVRPLPGETG, from the coding sequence GTGAGCGCAGGTGATCAGGATCGGTTGCCCGACGATCAGGCCGGCCTGATCGTCGAGGTGTTCCGGATGTTGGCCGACACCACCCGCATTCAGATCCTCTGGGCGTTGACGACGGGAGAACGTTCGGTCAACGACCTGGCTGAGCACGTCGGCAAGCCCGCCCCTTCGGTGTCCCAACACCTGGCCAAGCTTCGCATGGCGCGGCTGGTGCGCACCCGTCGCGAGGGGACGCAGGTGATCTACCGCCTGGAAAACGAGCACGTGCGCCAACTGGTGGTCGATGCCGTGTACAACGCCGAACACGCCGGGCCCGGCGTCCCGGGGCACCACCGCCATGACTCTCATGTCCGGCCGCTCCCCGGCGAGACGGGGTAG
- the mtr gene encoding mycothione reductase, producing MEHFDLAIIGTGSGNSILDERYAGKKVAICEQGAFGGTCLNVGCIPTKMFVYAAEVAATIRDSARFGIDAHIDKVRWSDIVSRVFGRIDPIALGGERYRRSSPNVTVYDSHTRFGPTRSDGRHLLRTEAGDEFTADQVVIAAGARASVPEAIAGCGVQYYTSDTIMRISDLPEHLVIVGGGFVAAEFAHVFSALGTRISMVIRGSALLTHCDDTICERFTDVAGKKWEIHSRRNVIGSRPCDSGVELELDDGSVLAGDALLVATGRIPNGDLLSAELAGVELDDDGLIRVDEYQRTTARGIFALGDVSSPYQLKHVANHEARVVRHNLLADWDDTDTLVASDHRYVPSAVFTDPQIAMVGLTENEARAAGYNVGAKVQDYGDVAYGWAMEDTTGIVKIVVDQDSGTILGAHIMGHQASSLIQPLIQAMSFGLGGQDMARGQYWIHPALPEVIENALLALCGEPAWPPPKRH from the coding sequence ATGGAACACTTCGATCTCGCCATCATCGGCACCGGTTCGGGCAACAGCATCCTCGACGAGCGCTACGCGGGGAAGAAGGTGGCGATCTGCGAGCAGGGCGCCTTCGGCGGCACCTGCCTCAACGTCGGGTGCATCCCCACCAAGATGTTCGTCTACGCCGCGGAAGTGGCTGCCACCATTCGCGATTCGGCGCGATTCGGCATCGACGCCCACATCGACAAGGTGCGCTGGAGCGACATCGTGTCGCGGGTCTTCGGCCGCATCGATCCGATCGCGTTGGGCGGTGAACGCTACCGGCGCTCGTCTCCGAACGTCACCGTGTACGACAGCCACACCCGCTTCGGCCCCACCCGCAGCGACGGCAGACACCTGCTGCGCACCGAAGCGGGTGACGAGTTCACCGCCGATCAGGTGGTGATCGCCGCGGGTGCGCGCGCCTCGGTGCCGGAGGCCATCGCGGGGTGCGGCGTGCAGTACTACACCAGCGACACCATCATGCGGATCTCCGATCTGCCCGAGCATCTGGTCATCGTCGGCGGCGGTTTCGTGGCCGCCGAGTTCGCCCACGTCTTCTCGGCGCTGGGTACGCGGATCTCGATGGTGATCCGCGGGTCCGCGCTGCTGACACACTGCGATGACACGATCTGCGAGCGGTTCACCGATGTGGCCGGCAAGAAGTGGGAGATCCACAGCCGCCGCAACGTCATCGGGTCCCGTCCGTGCGACTCGGGCGTCGAACTCGAACTCGACGACGGATCCGTGCTGGCCGGGGATGCACTTCTGGTGGCGACCGGACGAATTCCCAACGGGGACCTGCTGTCTGCTGAGCTGGCCGGCGTCGAACTCGACGACGACGGCTTGATCCGGGTGGACGAGTACCAGCGCACGACCGCCCGCGGGATCTTCGCCCTCGGCGATGTCAGCTCGCCATACCAGCTCAAGCACGTCGCCAATCACGAGGCGCGCGTGGTGCGCCACAACCTGCTGGCCGACTGGGATGACACCGACACGCTGGTGGCCTCCGACCATCGGTACGTGCCCTCGGCGGTGTTCACCGATCCGCAGATCGCCATGGTCGGGCTGACCGAGAACGAGGCCAGGGCAGCGGGATACAACGTCGGCGCCAAGGTGCAGGACTACGGCGACGTGGCCTACGGCTGGGCGATGGAGGACACCACCGGTATCGTGAAGATCGTCGTCGACCAGGACAGTGGGACGATCCTCGGTGCCCACATCATGGGCCATCAGGCATCGTCGTTGATCCAGCCGCTGATCCAGGCGATGAGCTTCGGGTTGGGCGGCCAGGACATGGCTCGCGGGCAGTACTGGATCCATCCCGCCCTGCCCGAGGTGATCGAGAACGCGCTGCTGGCCCTGTGTGGTGAGCCCGCGTGGCCGCCGCCCAAGCGGCACTGA